GCAAGGTTACCGTTTCAGCAAAAAGCTCAGATAGCTGCCTGATGAAAGCTAAAATTATATAAAATCTTATTATCTGTATATCAGTCCCGTGTCGGCTATTGCCAAGCGGGGCTATTTTTTTACCAACTTTTACACCATTGATCCTGCTAGGAAACATGATATACTGCTAGAGTAAAGATTACAAAGTTGTAACCGGGCACGTTCAGAGCGAACATGTAATGCACCAAAACATTTATACAACAAGGAGATGACGAAATGAAGAATATGTTGAAAAAAACACTGGTGATGGGAAGTCTAAGCGCCGTTTTATCCGCAGGATTCATCGTTCCGGCATCAGCAGCACCGGCTGACGATTTGACAGCGCAACTACAACAGTGGCTACAAAATAACGGATACTCTGTTCAATTGTCCAATGGGACGACGACAGTAACGAACAATGTAACTGATTGTTTCGGACAGGGCAAGGCTAAAACTCAAACAGGGAATCCTTCTTCGGGCAAGCAAGTAACCAAACAGGGGAACCAAAACGCTTCACAGTCTGCTAACAAGCAGCAGAATCAAGCTCAGAACACCAATTCTGGTGCAGGTCAGTCCGCAGGATCGGGTGCACAGCTCAGCAAGTCTCAATTTGCAGCAGAGGTTGTAAAGCTGGTAAACAACGAGCGCAGCAAAAATGGTCTGAAGCCACTGACTTCCGACGCGAAGCTTACGGAAGTAGCTTTGGCTAAAGCGAAGGATATGAGCACTAACAATTACTTTGATCATACATCTCCGACCTATGGCTCACCATTTGATATGATGAAGAAATTTGGCGTAAGTTATACGTATGCAGGTGAAAATATTGCAATGGGTCAAAAAAACCCGCAAGAAGTAATGAAAGCCTGGATGAACAGTCAGGGACACCGTGAAAATATTCTGAAGGCAGAATATACGCAAATTGGTGTGGCTTACTACAATGGATATTGGGTACAGGAGTTCACACGTAACTAAAACCGATAACTAAAAACGATAGCAAGACGCATTTGTAGCACTTATATATAGCGACATCGCGTTAATCTAAAGGCCTGCTGACACGTTCAGTGGGCCTTTGATTCATTATTTATCGAATAGTATTGAACCATTGCTTGTATGCAAAAACAGGCACACAGGATGTAAGTATAGTATGATAGCAGCAAGCAGCATAGATAACATACTACTTATAGAAAGTCAGGTGAACAATTGAGCTACGAAATCGTGCATGAAGGCGCCTTTGCCATGCTCAAGGTGCAACTGAGCCCCGGAGAAACCATTAAAGCAGAAATGGGAGCGATGGTTTCCATGTCTTCCAGTGTAGACATCAAAGGAACAGTGGATGGTGGACTGTTGCGTGGTTTGGGTCGGATGCTGAGTGGGGAAAAATTCTTTTTTCAAGAGCTGAGGGCAGCTCGGGGGCCGGCAGAAGTGCTGCTCGCCCCAGCCAGTATAGGAGATGTACAAGCCGTGGAGCTGGACGGCTCATACAGGCTGTTGGTCCAAAAGGACGGTTTTCTGGCATGTACAGAAGGGATCGAGGTCAGTACCAAAATGCAAAACCTGATGAAAGGACTATTTTCTGGCGAAGGCTTTTTTATCGTTGAAATCAGTGGTCGGGGTACGGTGTTTCTGTCCTCTTACGGAGCTATTTATCCTCTGTATGTTGCACCCGGAGAGGAGCGCATTATTGATAATGCTCATCTGGTGGCATGGCCAGACTATATGGATTATAAAATTGAGAAAGCATCGAAAGGCTGGCTGTCCAGCGTAACGAGTGGAGAAGCGCTTGTATGCCGGTTTCGCGGTGAAGGAACGGTGTTGATCCAGAGCCGGAATCCGGGCAGCTTTGGACAATGGATCAAGAGCTTTATACCTGATAGCAAATAGTTTTTCGTCTTTACTGTGCAAACAAGCAGACATCGGATAAGGATGGCATTTGCCATTCTTTTTTTACATACTTGGGAAAAATAATATAATGATATTCACAAAAGTTTCACACAATCGAACCTCAAATGATGTTCCTTTCTTTTTTTTCACTGGTGTGCTTCATGAATCCCAGAACGGTTTATTTGCAAAATGATATGAGAAGCTTTATGTTTATTTCACTAAGCTATCAGGAGGGAACACGAGTGAATTCATCAAAATGGATATGGCGGTCTGTCGGTTCCATTTCCATCGCCGCTACACTGCTATTATTATACGGATTTATTGCTGCAGTGCGAAGTATCACAGCTCCAGAGCTGATGGTTAGCACTCCACCTGTAAATACCGGTTCATCGCAGACACCAGCTGCGCCAGCTGCTGCTACTCAGACGGGAGAGTTTCGGGTAGCTGCCATTGGCGATTCGCTGGCCAAGGGAACGGGTGATGATTCCGGCAGTGGATTTGTACGTCGATCGGTGACCTTGTTAAATGGTCAGGAAGGTCATAAGGCGCAGCTCATCAACAATCTGGGGATTAATGGACTGACGACCCAAGGACTATTAACCAAGCTGGATGAGCCTGGTGTATCTTATGTATTAAAGAAGGCTAACGTTATTATTGTCTCGATTGGAGGCAATGATTTATTTCAGGGTGCACAAGCTGCCCAGACTGGTAAAGAGCCACCAACACTTATCGGCTTGCGCAAAGCATTGCCTGAAGCCTCCAAACGTCTGCAAAAAGTACTGACCAAGGTCGGAAAGATCAATCCGAAAGCTAAAATTATTTATGTGGGCTTATATAATCCATTCAGTGATCTGCCTGAAATGAAGGTGCCCGGCAACCTTGTTGTAACAGAATGGAATTTGGCAGCCATGGCTATTACCAACCAAAACAGCAATATGACGCTGATTCCAACATTCGATTTATTCCAGCAAAATCTTTCAGTCTATTTATCATCAGATCATTTTCATCCCAACGGACAGGGCTATCAGGCGATCGCTGAACGGATAGCGCAGGGATTTGCAGTTGCAGCGACGAAAGATACCGATCAAGCAGATCGTGAACAACAATCCGCCAGCAGCCAGCCGGCTGAAGTGAAGAAGGGAGGGAACAAGGAATGAGCATCCAATCTGTCGACAAGACCGGAGCTGAAGCAACACAGGATTCGACAGCTACAGATACAGCGTCCAGCCTCCATTCCGCTAGCCAGCCTGGCAGCGCAGACCGAGGCAGAAGCGACAACGAAACGGTTCTCTCTGTTCAACACGTCAAGAAACGTATCAAACGTAAAATGATTATTCATGATGTGACATTCGACGTTCGTGCGGGTGAGATTTTTGGTTTTCTCGGCCCGAATGGCGCCGGAAAAACGACGACGATTCGTATGCTGGTCGACTTAATTAAGCCTACGGAAGGGACGATTACGGTATGCGGCCACAATGTGAACCGTGATCCGGAGCAGGCTTTACGGCATATCGGCTCGATCGTGGAAAATCCAGAGGTATACAGCTATTTGACAGGTTGGGAGAACCTGGAGCATTTTGCCCGGATGCAGCCTGATGTAGACGAACAGCGTATCCGCGAGGTGGTTGAACTGGTTCGTCTCGACCGTCGTATTCATGATAAGGTAAGTACGTATTCACTGGGGATGCGCCAGCGTCTCGGCATAGCTCAAGCCTTGCTTGGCAGACCGAAGCTGCTTATTTTGGATGAACCGACGAATGGCCTGGACCCCAAGGGAATTAAGGAAATGCGAGCTTTTATCCGTCTGCTGGCTTCCGAGGGCATGGCTGTGTTTGTTTCCAGTCATTTGCTCAGCGAAATCCAGTTATTGTGTGATCGTGTGGCTATTATTAGTCGGGGAAAGGTGCTGGCTGTCGGTGGTGTGCGGGATTTAGTCGAAACGCATTCGCGCATGGCCGTATGGCAATTGGAACCTTATGATCAGGGATTGGCCCTATTGCAAAAATCTCCATTTGTGAGAATCATTACAAATGCCGATGAATTAATTGATGACAGCATTGTTGCAGCCAGCGGAGACAAGGCCATTTTTACAGAAATGGATGAAGAGCATATTGCGGGGCTAGTCTCACAAATGATAGCTTCCGGTATTTCCGTTAAAGGTGTAACCAAAATCAACCCTACACTGGAGCAGCTATTCCTGAAAATGACGGAAGGTGAGATACTTGAATAACATTTTACCGCTCATACAAAATGAAACACTAAAAATTATCAAGAAAAAACGATTTTATGTCATTTTACTTGTTTTACTTGTGTTAGTGCCGATTTTTACGTACGCTCAATTGAAAGTAGCAGAAAATAATCGTGAAAAATTCGGCAATGATTGGCGGCTGGAGCTGCGTCAGGCGATTACCGATAACCAAAACTCGCTTGGCAGCGACCGGGTTCCCGAGGAATGGAAGACCTACCGCCGGGTTTTTGTCCAGCAGATGCAATATTATCTCGAAAATGACGTGAATCCGAATGAGCCAAGTGGCGTAACCTTTACGAGAGAGTTTATGGATAATTCCATTAATCTGTTTGTCCCATTGCTGATTATGGCGATTGCCTCGGACCTGGTTTCAGGAGAACGGACGACAGGCACGATAAAAATGCTGCTGACCCGTCCTGTCAGGCGGTGGAAAATATTGCTGAGCAAGCTGCTGACACTGTATATGTTCGTTTCGCTCATCATTTTGAGTGTATTCGTGATTAGTTATCTCATTTCAGGCTTGTTTTTTGGCTATCGCGGTTTTAACGTGCCTGTATTTACCGGCTTCCAAATTGTTGGCCAGACGGTGGATGTATCTGCGGTTCATGCGATTCCACAATGGCATTATTTAATGCTGCAAGCCGGATTGATCTGGTTTGTCAGTCTCGTGGTGGCATCGCTGGCCTTTATGGTATCTGTTTTGGTACGCAGTACGGCGGCAAGCATCGTGGTCATGATGGCTGCGCTTATTTCCGGCACTATTTTAACCAATATGGCTTCATCTTGGCAGAGCGCAAAATATTTATTTATGGTTAACCTCGAATTAACCGATTATTTATCTGGAAGCCCCGCTCCGATTGAGGGAATGACCTTGCCCTTTTCTTTAACTGTACTGGGCATTTGGGGGGGAGCGGCGTTGATTGTTTCATTCGCCGTCTTTACGAAACGGGATATATTGAATTAAAATGGACAAGGTAAAAGAAAACATCTGTTTGCATTTCTGGTGAAAATCATCAGAAATAAGGCAAAACACGGTTATGATTAGACAAAGGGGGAGCATGAATGGTCGACAAAATCGACTTGTCTGCGGAAGCGTCCGGCACTCAGAACGGAGCTTTAGAATATGGCGCGGACGACATTCAAGTGCTCGAAGGGCTTGTGGCAGTTCGCAAACGGCCGGGCATGTATATTGGGAGCACCAGTTCTTCGGGGCTGCATCATTTGGTATGGGAAATTGTAGACAACGCGGTGGATGAACATCTTGCCAAGTTTTGCTCTCGCATTGATATCACAATGCATAAGGACGGTTCTGTTACGGTAACAGACAACGGGCGCGGTATTCCGACTGGAATGCACAAAACGGGAATCCCGACGCCTCAGGTTGTATTCACCATTTTGCACGCCGGAGGTAAGTTTGGCGGTTCGGGATACAAAAAGTCCGGAGGTCTGCACGGTGTGGGTGCGTCTGTAACGAACGCTCTTTCGGAATGGCTTGAAGTGGAAATTTACCGGGACGGCAAGATTCACCGTCAGCGGTTTGAATATTGGCAGGACAAGAAGGGCGTGGAGCATGTCGGAGAACCGACCACAGGCCTTGAAGTGCTGGGCAATACCAACAAGACAGGCACGAAAATTACATTTAAACCAGATATTCGCGTTTTCCAGGCAGGCATTCACTTTAACTACGATACGCTGGCTGAGCGTCTTCAGGAAATTGCTTTTCTGAATTCGGGACTTCGTATTCAGCTTAAAGATGAACGCAGCGGGAAGTCAGATGAATATTATTATGAGGGTGGAGCAAGCCAGTTTGTTGCTTTTCTGAATGAGGGCAAGGATGTACTGCATGATGTTATTCACTTTATTGCTGAAAAAGAAGACATTGAAGTGGAAATTGCCATTCAGTATAATGCGGGTTATACAGAGACGATTGCTTCGTTTGTTAACTCTATTCCGACACGTGGCGGGGGTACGCATGAGACAGGATTCAAAACCGCTTACACTCGGGTCATGAATGACTATGCCCGCCGAACCGTGATGCTGAAGGAAAAGGATAAAAATCTGGAGGGCAATGATCTGCGTGAGGGCATGATGGCTGTCATCAGTGTCAAAATGGCGGAGGTTGAATTTGTCGGTCAGACCAAGGACCAACTGGGCAGCGCCTCGGCACGGAGTACAGTGGATGCCATCGTATCTGAGCAGATGCAGCGTTTTCTGGAAGAGAATCCGCAGATCGCGCAGACCTTGATCAAGAAGGCCATTCAGGCCTCCAGAGCGCGCGAGGCTGCACGTAAGGCGCGGGACGAAATGCGTTCAGGCAAGAAGCGTAGTGAAAGCTCGAATCTGAATGGCAAGCTGTCGCCTGCGCAGTCCAAGGATTTTACGCGCAATGAATTGTTTATCGTGGAAGGCGATTCGGCCGGGGGATCAGCCAAGCAGGGGCGGGATTCCAAAATTCAGGCCATTTTGCCGCTAAAGGGCAAGCCGATGAATCCGGAAAAATCCAGGCTGGCGGATATTATGAAAAATGATGAGTACCGTGCTATTACAGCAGCGATTGGTGCGGGGGTAGGAACCGAGTTTTCGCTCGAAGATAGCAATTATTCCAAAATCATTATTATGACCGATGCTGATACAGATGGCGCGCATATTCAGGTGCTGCTGTTGACGTTCTTTTATCGATACATGAAAGAGCTGATTGACGCAGGACGCATATATATTGCTCAGCCGCCGTTATATAAAATAACACGCAAGTCGGGCAAACTCGAAACAGTACGTTATGCCTGGACTGATGAGCAGCTTGAAAATTACTTGAAAGAATTTGGACGGAATTTTGAGCTTCAACGCTATAAAGGACTTGGGGAGATGAACCCTGATCAGTTATGGGAAACAACGATGAATCCCGATTCACGTACCTTGCTGCGCGTTCAGATAGAGGATGCAGCTAAGGCTGAGCGTCGTGTGTCTACCTTGATGGGTGATAAGGTGGATCCGCGTAAGCGCTGGATCGTGGAAAACGTAGATTTCACGGAATACGTAGAGTAGTGCTATTAAATGAGGTGTAGACATGAGCTTATCGGAGCAATTTTTGCCAGCTTTTCTGGAGGAAGTGGTCGGTGACCGCTTTGGCCGATATTCCAAATATATTATTCAGGACCGGGCGATACCCGATGTAAGGGACGGATTAAAACCTGTGCAGCGCCGTATACTTTACGCGATGTACGATTCGGGCAATACACCGGATAAAGCATATCGTAAATCTGCGAAAACGGTCGGGGACGTTATGGGGAATTACCACCCCCACGGTGACGCTTCGATTTACGATGGTATGGTGCGGATGGCACAGCCTTGGAAAATGAGTCACGTGCTGGTGGATGGCCACGGCAACTGGGGCTCACAGGATGATGATCCGGCAGCAGCTATGCGGTATACGGAGGCACGTCTGTCTCCGATCGCTATGGAATTGCTGCGGGATATCGAAAAACGTACGGTTTTGTTCAAGGATAACTTTGATAACTCGGCAAAGGAACCGGTTGTACTTCCGTCCCGTTATCCCAATCTGTTGGTGAACGGCTCCAGTGGCATCT
This DNA window, taken from Paenibacillus kribbensis, encodes the following:
- a CDS encoding ABC transporter permease, with amino-acid sequence MNNILPLIQNETLKIIKKKRFYVILLVLLVLVPIFTYAQLKVAENNREKFGNDWRLELRQAITDNQNSLGSDRVPEEWKTYRRVFVQQMQYYLENDVNPNEPSGVTFTREFMDNSINLFVPLLIMAIASDLVSGERTTGTIKMLLTRPVRRWKILLSKLLTLYMFVSLIILSVFVISYLISGLFFGYRGFNVPVFTGFQIVGQTVDVSAVHAIPQWHYLMLQAGLIWFVSLVVASLAFMVSVLVRSTAASIVVMMAALISGTILTNMASSWQSAKYLFMVNLELTDYLSGSPAPIEGMTLPFSLTVLGIWGGAALIVSFAVFTKRDILN
- a CDS encoding GDSL-type esterase/lipase family protein → MFISLSYQEGTRVNSSKWIWRSVGSISIAATLLLLYGFIAAVRSITAPELMVSTPPVNTGSSQTPAAPAAATQTGEFRVAAIGDSLAKGTGDDSGSGFVRRSVTLLNGQEGHKAQLINNLGINGLTTQGLLTKLDEPGVSYVLKKANVIIVSIGGNDLFQGAQAAQTGKEPPTLIGLRKALPEASKRLQKVLTKVGKINPKAKIIYVGLYNPFSDLPEMKVPGNLVVTEWNLAAMAITNQNSNMTLIPTFDLFQQNLSVYLSSDHFHPNGQGYQAIAERIAQGFAVAATKDTDQADREQQSASSQPAEVKKGGNKE
- a CDS encoding CAP domain-containing protein is translated as MKNMLKKTLVMGSLSAVLSAGFIVPASAAPADDLTAQLQQWLQNNGYSVQLSNGTTTVTNNVTDCFGQGKAKTQTGNPSSGKQVTKQGNQNASQSANKQQNQAQNTNSGAGQSAGSGAQLSKSQFAAEVVKLVNNERSKNGLKPLTSDAKLTEVALAKAKDMSTNNYFDHTSPTYGSPFDMMKKFGVSYTYAGENIAMGQKNPQEVMKAWMNSQGHRENILKAEYTQIGVAYYNGYWVQEFTRN
- a CDS encoding TIGR00266 family protein; amino-acid sequence: MSYEIVHEGAFAMLKVQLSPGETIKAEMGAMVSMSSSVDIKGTVDGGLLRGLGRMLSGEKFFFQELRAARGPAEVLLAPASIGDVQAVELDGSYRLLVQKDGFLACTEGIEVSTKMQNLMKGLFSGEGFFIVEISGRGTVFLSSYGAIYPLYVAPGEERIIDNAHLVAWPDYMDYKIEKASKGWLSSVTSGEALVCRFRGEGTVLIQSRNPGSFGQWIKSFIPDSK
- the parE gene encoding DNA topoisomerase IV subunit B, coding for MVDKIDLSAEASGTQNGALEYGADDIQVLEGLVAVRKRPGMYIGSTSSSGLHHLVWEIVDNAVDEHLAKFCSRIDITMHKDGSVTVTDNGRGIPTGMHKTGIPTPQVVFTILHAGGKFGGSGYKKSGGLHGVGASVTNALSEWLEVEIYRDGKIHRQRFEYWQDKKGVEHVGEPTTGLEVLGNTNKTGTKITFKPDIRVFQAGIHFNYDTLAERLQEIAFLNSGLRIQLKDERSGKSDEYYYEGGASQFVAFLNEGKDVLHDVIHFIAEKEDIEVEIAIQYNAGYTETIASFVNSIPTRGGGTHETGFKTAYTRVMNDYARRTVMLKEKDKNLEGNDLREGMMAVISVKMAEVEFVGQTKDQLGSASARSTVDAIVSEQMQRFLEENPQIAQTLIKKAIQASRAREAARKARDEMRSGKKRSESSNLNGKLSPAQSKDFTRNELFIVEGDSAGGSAKQGRDSKIQAILPLKGKPMNPEKSRLADIMKNDEYRAITAAIGAGVGTEFSLEDSNYSKIIIMTDADTDGAHIQVLLLTFFYRYMKELIDAGRIYIAQPPLYKITRKSGKLETVRYAWTDEQLENYLKEFGRNFELQRYKGLGEMNPDQLWETTMNPDSRTLLRVQIEDAAKAERRVSTLMGDKVDPRKRWIVENVDFTEYVE
- a CDS encoding ABC transporter ATP-binding protein, with the translated sequence MSIQSVDKTGAEATQDSTATDTASSLHSASQPGSADRGRSDNETVLSVQHVKKRIKRKMIIHDVTFDVRAGEIFGFLGPNGAGKTTTIRMLVDLIKPTEGTITVCGHNVNRDPEQALRHIGSIVENPEVYSYLTGWENLEHFARMQPDVDEQRIREVVELVRLDRRIHDKVSTYSLGMRQRLGIAQALLGRPKLLILDEPTNGLDPKGIKEMRAFIRLLASEGMAVFVSSHLLSEIQLLCDRVAIISRGKVLAVGGVRDLVETHSRMAVWQLEPYDQGLALLQKSPFVRIITNADELIDDSIVAASGDKAIFTEMDEEHIAGLVSQMIASGISVKGVTKINPTLEQLFLKMTEGEILE